The Cytobacillus sp. NJ13 sequence AAGGGTAAATTATATATGGCCCATGATGATGAATTGGGAACATGGATTGTACAGCGAATAGTTATAACAGATCATACAGGAAATTATAATGCTATTTATAATTCAAAAAATGAAAAGACCCTAACTTCATGGAACCAGCAGGATTTCAGTCATTGTAATTTTGATTTAAATGAAAATGATTCAATTATAAACGGATCATACGTTTTAACACAGAATGAATACTGGACGAGCCATACGTTTGAAGGTGATGTATATATTGGACCTGAGGCTATATTAACAATCGATGGTCCTATTACCGTAAATGGGGACATTTATGTATTAGGTGGATTGAAAAACTATGGGGATTTAAATGTAAATGGAAATATTTATGCCACTTCGTTCTTATGGGGAACTTCAGATTTTAAAAATGGAACAGTGTTGATGTTAGGCGGAAATAACCATATTAGCGGCATGAATTCCTCGAATCAGCCGATCAAGAATGTACCATTATCCATCGAAAACGATCAAATCATTGCTGTGAATGGGGTTATAACAAATATTGAAGGGACTACATTACCTATTATGGCCTTATCTCTAGAAGGGAATAAGGTTGAGATAAACAGTGATGGGTCATTTAAAGTGGCCTCAATAAATATTGGAGAAAAAGATCATATTACATTTGAGTTTACTGATATATTTGGCAATAGAATACTTGAAGAGTATCCAGTTAAGGTTATCGATACAATATCTCCAACAGCTGAAGCTGATGTTAAAGGCGGCTTATATGTAAAAGGGAAAGAAGTCGAATTACAAATGTCTGAAGAGGGATCCATCTATTATTCAGTAGATGGCGGAGACCCATTTGCTGAAGGTATGATCTATTCAGGGCCGTTAGTTATCGCTCAAAATGCAAACTTAAAATTTGGAGCAAAAGATAAGGCAGGAAACCTATCACCAGTTTACATGGAAGAATACAATTTTTACTCTATCAATGAAATAACCGATATTTCTAATAAAGTTACTGGTAAAGCGGAAGCTGGAACTTTCTTTGAGGTTATGTTTAATAATCAAGTTATAGGAAGCAGAGAGGCGGATTCTAATGGCGCAATAATTATAGAAATCCCAGTTCAGCAGGCAGGGACTAAATTAAAGATATTGGCAACTGATAGAAATGGAAATAAAGGTGAAGCGATTGAGTTGGCTGTGCAGGATGTGACCCCTCCCGGGAAGCCGGCAGTTGATAAAATAACAGATCAATCCGAACAAATAACCGGAGCAGCTGAAAAGGAATCTGAAGTAATAGTTAAGGTTAAAACCAATAGCTGGAGAGGAATCGTGGATGAAGAAGGCAAGTTTTCAATAAATATACCAAAGCAAAAGGCTGGAACCTTAATTGAAGTAACTGTAAAAGATCGTGCTGGAAATGTGAGTGAGACTTTGGAAGTTACTGTAGCAGATGAAACAGCTCCTTCTGAACCAACCGTAAATAAAGTAACCGATCAATCAACTGCTGTTACTGGACTGGCGGAAAGTATGGCAGAGGTGACAGTACAAATTGGAAGCGAGAGATGGAAAGGTAAAGCAACCTCAGAGGGAAAGTTTACGATTAACATTCCTAAACAAAAAGCAGGTACTATAATGGGGGTAACTGCGACAGATACTGCTGGAAATGAAAGTTCAGCTGTAAAAGTAACTGTAGTAGATGAAACTCCTCCAGCAGCTCCGGTTGTCAAAGGATTAACAGATCTAGAAAATGCCATTACAGGGTTAGCTGAACAAGGGTCAACTGTAATTGCCATGGGTTCCGGAATAGAGTTAGGGCATTCAATCACTGAACTAAATGGACAGTTTACTATTGTTATAGAAAAACAACCAGCAGGAAGTACAATTGAAGTCATCGCTATAGACAAAGCGGGTAATGCAAGTGCTGTTGCAAAAGTCACAATTACTGATGAAAAACCTCAAATTCAGAAGCTAGTCGGAAAGACACGCTATACAACTGCAGTGGAAATATCACAGGCTGGCTGGGATAAATCTGAGACAGTATTTTTAGTAAATGGATGGGCGATTGCAGATGGGCTAACGGCAACACCATTAGCTTCAGCCAAGGATGCTCCTATCCTATTAACAACCAAAAATTCTTTGCCGGAGGAAACTCTAGCTGAAATTGAGCGGTTAAAAGCGAAGAATATTGTATTAATTGGCGGGTCGGGTGTTATTTCTGATCAAATTAAGAGCAATTTACTCTCAAAAGGACACACGGTTACCCGAATTGGCGGCAAAACCCGGTATGATACTTCATTACTGATCGCACAGGAGCTTGATAAATTAATCGATGTCCATACGGTTTATATGGCTTATGGGCATGGTGAACCTGATGCCTTGTCGATTGCTGCTCAGTCTGGTCAAGCAAAACAGCCGATTATCTTAACAGAGAAAAATGCAGTGCCAGCAAAAACTTATTCATGGTTAAAGGGTGAAGGACTTAATACTTCGTATTTCATTGGTGGTAAAGGTGTAATATCCCCAGTTATTATGGATGAGGTAAACAAAATTACTAGCAAAAATGTATTAAATAACCGTTTGAGCGGTATTAACCGCCAGGAAACAAATGCAAAGGTCATTGAAGCATTCTATCTGCAGTCAGAACTGCCTACTATTATGGTTGCTCACTCTCATACAGCTAAATTAGTGGATGCTTTAGCAGCAGGGCCATTGGCTGCTAAATATAATGTACCGGTATTATTAGTTTCTAATCAGCTGGATCCTTCCCAATTAAATGCTATGGCAGGGAAACGTGCGAATGCAGTTCATCAAATTGGCGGAGGAATTGACCATTCTTTATTAAATGATCTTGTCAATTTATTGAATTAATAGGAAGCTGAATCAATAATTTAATATAAGAGGTTTGGCAACAATATATTATATTCCTAATTTATGGTATACTTTCTCTGAATCATTTTAGGAGGAAGTAGCGTGGAAAGTCAAAAAGGAAAGTATAATTTCTTTAGGATAATTTTATGGGGAACTTTATTTATAATAGAAATAATAAACTGTAAAATACGAAATAAAATAAAACCATCTCTAAAATGAGATGGTTTTATTTAAATATATTTAGAAACTCCGGATAATATACTGTGAGCAAGATGGCCAACCCTAAGAATATGATTACTCCAAAGTTTAGAATATAAAGGATCTTAATCCCTAAATCGTAGCGTTCTTTATTATATTTTCTTTTAGTCACTTTAACCGACTCCAAATAATAAATATATAATAATGGAAATGAAATAATATCTTATGGTTATCGAATTTTTAAATACTATTTATAAAAATCCTCTTTCACTTTAAGTGAAAGAGGATTCTCTTTAATTAAGCTCTAAATGAGTTTTTAATTCATTCTGAACGCGCTGTTTTTCCTCATCCGGGACCATTAGGTAATAGACTTTATCAATTTTTGTTCCAGAACCTTTGATAGACATTTGTTCAACAGATTTTGCTGCTGCCCGATAGTTTTTCTGGATATCCACCATTTCATTGAATTTCATATTGGTTTTAATATTATTGCCGAGAGCTGTGAATATTTCATCATAGTTTGTTAAAGAGGATAAGCTTGCACCTTCTTTAAGCACCCCTTGGATTACCTCACGCTGCCTAAGCTGGCGGCCAAAGTCACCTCTCGGGTCGTCATATCTCATTCTGGAGAACTTTAATGCCTTTTCTCCATTTAAAGTTAACTGTCCTTTTGTAAAATGAACACCTTCATAAGTGAAATCTAAATCATTATTCACTGTTACTCCGCCAACGGCATCAACAATATCCTTAAAGCCTTCCATGTTGATTTGCATATAGTAATCAATAGGGATGTCAAGGAAGTTCTCTACAGTATTCATGGACATCTCAACGCCGCCGAATGCATAGGCATGGTTAATCTTATCGTCAAAACCTTTTCCAATAATTTCTGTCCTTGTATCACGCGGAATACTAAGCATTTTAACTGAGTTTTGGTTTGGGTTAACGCTTAGAACAATCATGGAATCCGAGCGGCCGCGGTCTCCCTCGCGCTCATCGACACCAAGCATCAATACAGAGAAAGGTTCCTTCTTCTCCAGCGTAATTTGCTCTGTCCGCTTTTCGGACTTCTCTCTTTCTATCGGTTCATGCATTGTTTCTACTGCACTTGTTAATGATTTATATACGGTATAACCATATACTCCTGTGCCGATTAATATTAACAAAATCAAAATTCCGGTCACACGGAGCCAGGTTCGTTTTTTCTTTTTATTCTCTGACCTCATTGTTGTTCCCTCCACATAAATTTACAAAAAGTTACATCATAGATAATAGAATATCAGAATTCTATTAAATTTGATACTGAAATTTTATTCTGGGGGAAAAAACTATATGAATAAAGTCATAGTTTGATTCCTCCTTTAATAATAGACGAAAGGGAGGGGCAGTTAGTTGCAAAAAATAGAGGTGGCTCTAAAGCCATCTCTCATCTTGTAGAAAACCTTTTATATAAAAAATAGAGATTAGTAAAAGGGGATTTCTAATTGTTTCATTTATCCTAAACCACTATCGGCTGTGAATATTATGGCAATTGACACGTGAATGAAATATTTTTGTAATAAAAATGAAATATTTTTGGTAATTTTTGAAACATTTTCTTTTTGTGATCGTCTAAATATTGAATGATTAAAAGGGAGAGATGTTTAAATGAAAAGTAAATTGTATTCTATTATTTTTATGGCATTATTTTTATTAATTGCTGGTGCATTTTATTATGAAGGGGCACCAGAGAACGTAGCTGCTAATCAGGAACCTGATTTATCAAATGAATCCATGCAGCTTGAAATAGGCTCAATGGATGAAAAAAATCTAGAATCGGAAAAAGCTGAAAACCCTAAAGAAATTCAAAAGGAAATAACTAAAAAACATGAGGAAAAAGAAGTTTTAAATAAGGAAATAAAAGAAACAAATGAAGAAAAAGAAAATGAAAAGGTTATTGAAACCGATACTGAACCTATTGTCGAGGAGGAAGATGTATTAGAAGACTCAATTAAAATTGGCGGATATCAGTATGTGAACTTTATGGACGTTGCAAAATTTCAACATTTAATTAACGTTGCAAACAAATATGATTCAAAACTTTATGCAGTACCTAATACTGATCTTTTTGCCATTGTAAAAAATGGTGAACCTATTTTTCATAAGAGCACGGGATTCTCTTCCACACCATTAAATTCTTCTGCACTTCTTAAAGATGTATTCAATGGAGATGGTTTTATCTATAAAGGCATTTCAGAGAATATTGATTTTGTTTCAGAAACAAGTGCAAAAGTTACAGTTGAATTTGAACAAAGACAAGGTTATACCATTTATCAAAAAGATGGATGGATTGTGGTGTCTTGGTAATTTAGTAATATGAAAAGTCCTATATGTAATGTATCTAGAAAGGAAGTCATTTCATGAAAAAATTGTTTGCAATATTAACTCTTCTTATATTTTTAGTCGGATGTAACAGTGAAACAGTTTCTGAAAAAAATGAAAGCGGTACTGAAACCGATGATATAACAGTAGAGAAAAGTTCAGAAAGTTTAACAAATAATCAAGAAGATAAAAGTAATGATGTAAAAAAAAATAGCAGTACTGTAGAAATGGAAAGCCAAGAACAAAAAGATAGCCAGCAAGAATCAAAAAGTAAAGCAGAAGATAAAAATGTAAGTAATGACATAGATAAGAATATAGGAATTAAGGAAATATACATGGAAAAACTCAATGACATTGAAAAAGCAGCAACTGAAATACGTCAAAAAGATGATGATACGACATTAGGAATGACCAAATCCGAAGAAGTAATTTTAGCAAAATGGGATCAAATTTTAAATGAAATTTATCAAGTACTGGAAAAGCAACTTTCTACAACTGAAATGGAAAAGCTAAGAGTGGAACAAAGAAAGTGGATCGCCTATAGAGATGACACAGCAAAAGAAGCAGCAAAGAAATATGAAGGAGGAACAATGGAATCGCTGGAATATATAGCCTCTCAAACAGGGACAACGAAAGAGAGAAGCTATGATTTAGTTGAGAGTTACATGAATTAATTTTATTATTTGCAAGAGGGGATATTTCATTTGCTTGCATAAATATTATTGGGCATGGTTGTAAAATGTGCAGGGGAAGTTAGTGAGAATAATACTAGAAAGTATTGCATAAAAGGGTGATCAATATGGGAATATCAACCGCTCCCCCAAAAACAATCGTGATTGGTGGCGGGTTAGGTGGACTTTCAGCAGCAAATGCATTGCAGCAGTTAGGCTTGGACGTTTCTGTATACGAGAAAACTGCGGAACTAAAGGAATTGGGTGCAGGAATTGTTTTGGCTGCAAATGCTATGAAGGCATTGGATAAGCTGGGTATAGGTGAACAGGTTCGCAAAATAGGGGCTCCCGTTAAAAAAGCAGAAATACGGACTTGGGATGGAAAACTGCTGGTTGATTTACCGGTTCATGAACAGGCAAAACAATATGGGACATACAGTTATTTAATTCATCGGGCAGATTTACAAAGCATTTTATATCAAAATTTAAAGCCGGGTACTGTCATTTTAGGGAAAAAGCTTATTAGCAGAGAACAGGATACATTGAAAATCAGGGCGATATTTGAGAAAGAGGAGGTTGTCGAAGGTGGTCTTTTAATCGGTGCCGACGGAGTTCATTCCCAAGTAAGGAGATTGTTAGTTGGCTCAACACCTATTCGTTATTCTGGGTTTACTGCTATTCGCGGCATATCTCATTTTGATGATGTGCGCTTTCCCATTGAACTGGGAGGTGGTTTTGAGGCTTGGGGACCCGGTAAAAGGTTCGGATTCTCTCATTTGGGTAAAGGTCGAATTTTTTGGTTTGCAGCTATCAATACCCCAGAGGGAACATTGAAGATTACACAAAACAGGAAAAAAGCTGCTTTGGAGCATTTTAAGGGATGGTGGGGACCTATAGAAGATGTCATTGAGTCCACTAAGGAAACAAATATTCTCGCTCATGAAATTTTTGATAGAAAACCGATTAAATCATGGAGTCAAGGAAGGGCTATTTTACTTGGGGACGCGGCTCATCCGATGCTGCCGAATTTGGGGCAAGGGGGAGCCCAGGCTTTAGAAGATGCTATAGTATTATCACGCTGCATTGAGAAACATCCAGAAAACATTCAACAAGCTTTTAGGGATTATGAAAAAATGAGAATTCCTCGAACCACACAAATTGTACGGGGATCTAGAGTTATGGGCAGATTTATGCAGCTTGAGAACCCTGCTGCAATCCAATTCAGAAACCTTCTGCTGAGTGCAATGCCTGGCTCAATTCAAATTAAGCGCTTAGAATGGTTGATTGGGTATGAGGTGTAAGAAGGTTTGATAACTGCGGAAGATACGGTTGATATATGTGTTTATCTGCAACCCATTCACTATAATATTGTTCTCTTTTTCGAGATATGATAACTATTAAATATGACAACCCCCACTTTTACAGAAGTGGGGGTTGTCTGGTCTCAGAGATGCACAAAGCTATCTCTATCTTTCTATCATTTTTCCAAGTTCATTCTCAATACCAACCACTGACTTACCGCCAAGGAATTGGAAGTGATCGTACTTTTTCTCCAGAATTGTCGTTTTAATAGGATCTTTAATGGAAGCTGGCGGTGTTAACAGAAGGTGTGAGTTCTTTTTAGCTGCCAGAACTGCTCCTGTTAAAGCATCTGCAAAATTATAGCCGGTGGCTACAAAGGCTTGTTCACTGCCCATTTCT is a genomic window containing:
- a CDS encoding FAD-dependent monooxygenase; translated protein: MGISTAPPKTIVIGGGLGGLSAANALQQLGLDVSVYEKTAELKELGAGIVLAANAMKALDKLGIGEQVRKIGAPVKKAEIRTWDGKLLVDLPVHEQAKQYGTYSYLIHRADLQSILYQNLKPGTVILGKKLISREQDTLKIRAIFEKEEVVEGGLLIGADGVHSQVRRLLVGSTPIRYSGFTAIRGISHFDDVRFPIELGGGFEAWGPGKRFGFSHLGKGRIFWFAAINTPEGTLKITQNRKKAALEHFKGWWGPIEDVIESTKETNILAHEIFDRKPIKSWSQGRAILLGDAAHPMLPNLGQGGAQALEDAIVLSRCIEKHPENIQQAFRDYEKMRIPRTTQIVRGSRVMGRFMQLENPAAIQFRNLLLSAMPGSIQIKRLEWLIGYEV
- a CDS encoding LytR family transcriptional regulator, whose translation is MRSENKKKKRTWLRVTGILILLILIGTGVYGYTVYKSLTSAVETMHEPIEREKSEKRTEQITLEKKEPFSVLMLGVDEREGDRGRSDSMIVLSVNPNQNSVKMLSIPRDTRTEIIGKGFDDKINHAYAFGGVEMSMNTVENFLDIPIDYYMQINMEGFKDIVDAVGGVTVNNDLDFTYEGVHFTKGQLTLNGEKALKFSRMRYDDPRGDFGRQLRQREVIQGVLKEGASLSSLTNYDEIFTALGNNIKTNMKFNEMVDIQKNYRAAAKSVEQMSIKGSGTKIDKVYYLMVPDEEKQRVQNELKTHLELN
- a CDS encoding Ig-like domain-containing protein; translation: MRKQFKLFLCVILVLVMNNNLFTITGLAQVDTTKPVLKSISVDKTAVTAGQSVGITVEAADEEGGSGIKSADVYYSSPVTSKTKSIRLAQNADGKYIGQLAMTENDESGTWIIQRVVITDNTGNYNAIYNSKNKGTLTSWNQQDFSYCNFELSGTVVDTVKPELKSISINKTSVTAGQSVEVTVDAADEEGGSGIKSVDVYYSSPVTSKTKSIRLSQNADGKYIGQLAMTENDESGTWIIQRVVITDHTGNYNAIYNSKNKQTLTSWNQQDFSHCNFELSGTVVDTVKPELISISVEKPSVTAGQGVELTVEAADEEGGSGIESVVVYYSSPVTFKTKYVRLTKDTDEKYKGKLYMAHDDELGTWIVQRIVITDHTGNYNAIYNSKNEKTLTSWNQQDFSHCNFDLNENDSIINGSYVLTQNEYWTSHTFEGDVYIGPEAILTIDGPITVNGDIYVLGGLKNYGDLNVNGNIYATSFLWGTSDFKNGTVLMLGGNNHISGMNSSNQPIKNVPLSIENDQIIAVNGVITNIEGTTLPIMALSLEGNKVEINSDGSFKVASINIGEKDHITFEFTDIFGNRILEEYPVKVIDTISPTAEADVKGGLYVKGKEVELQMSEEGSIYYSVDGGDPFAEGMIYSGPLVIAQNANLKFGAKDKAGNLSPVYMEEYNFYSINEITDISNKVTGKAEAGTFFEVMFNNQVIGSREADSNGAIIIEIPVQQAGTKLKILATDRNGNKGEAIELAVQDVTPPGKPAVDKITDQSEQITGAAEKESEVIVKVKTNSWRGIVDEEGKFSINIPKQKAGTLIEVTVKDRAGNVSETLEVTVADETAPSEPTVNKVTDQSTAVTGLAESMAEVTVQIGSERWKGKATSEGKFTINIPKQKAGTIMGVTATDTAGNESSAVKVTVVDETPPAAPVVKGLTDLENAITGLAEQGSTVIAMGSGIELGHSITELNGQFTIVIEKQPAGSTIEVIAIDKAGNASAVAKVTITDEKPQIQKLVGKTRYTTAVEISQAGWDKSETVFLVNGWAIADGLTATPLASAKDAPILLTTKNSLPEETLAEIERLKAKNIVLIGGSGVISDQIKSNLLSKGHTVTRIGGKTRYDTSLLIAQELDKLIDVHTVYMAYGHGEPDALSIAAQSGQAKQPIILTEKNAVPAKTYSWLKGEGLNTSYFIGGKGVISPVIMDEVNKITSKNVLNNRLSGINRQETNAKVIEAFYLQSELPTIMVAHSHTAKLVDALAAGPLAAKYNVPVLLVSNQLDPSQLNAMAGKRANAVHQIGGGIDHSLLNDLVNLLN
- a CDS encoding DUF1311 domain-containing protein; this translates as MKKLFAILTLLIFLVGCNSETVSEKNESGTETDDITVEKSSESLTNNQEDKSNDVKKNSSTVEMESQEQKDSQQESKSKAEDKNVSNDIDKNIGIKEIYMEKLNDIEKAATEIRQKDDDTTLGMTKSEEVILAKWDQILNEIYQVLEKQLSTTEMEKLRVEQRKWIAYRDDTAKEAAKKYEGGTMESLEYIASQTGTTKERSYDLVESYMN